The Heyndrickxia acidicola sequence TTATTTTTCCTTTACCTTCATCTCCCCACTGAGTTCCCACCACAACAACTGAAGACATATACCGTACCTCCGTAAAAAAGTTTTTTTACATTTGATAATTTCATTCTAACAGTATTTATTTGAAAAAGTCAACCAAAACACGAACATTAACAAAATACAAAGCTTTTTTGTTCGTATGTAATAAGTGCAGCAGCTGAATGCTTCTTTTTAATATCGCTTTTTTAAAAGGGCTCTGTTGTTTTTTACTTTGAGTTTTAATTGAGCATTTGGCAGCTGCTGCAAAAGGGAAAAGAAACCACGTACAGATTTTTGTACTGTTTTTCTTTATTTTTCTAAAAAGGAAAAAATATATTCTCTTTTCCCACTCTAATCATACTAACGGGTATAGCGCAAGACCTTGCTCATCGGCGTCTCAGAGGGAGATAAAGGAAAAAGGAGACACAGTGAGGCCTTTCGCGAGCTGAGGTTGACTTATCTGACAGAGAGGATGGAGAAAACCACTAGCCGAAAGGCGCTGGAACTGGACAGAGACTAACTTTTTCTCTCCTATATAAAAAAAACAGCCAAAAAGGCTGTTTTTTTACGCTCCTGCTGGGACCTGTGAATCATCAAAGCGTCTTTCTAAATTAACAAACTTATTGTACTCCTTCACAAATGCCAGCTGAACAGTGCCTACCGGGCCATTACGCTGTTTGGCTATAATGATTTCAATAATATTTTTATTCTCGGATTCTTTATCGTAATAGTCATCACGGTATAAAAAGGCTACAATATCTGCATCCTGCTCTATACTTCCTGATTCACGGATATCTGACATCATTGGACGCTTGTCCTGTCTTTGTTCCACACCACGGGATAACTGTGACAGGGCAATTACAGGAACCTGAAGCTCACGGGCCAATGCTTTTAAAGAACGGGAAATCTCGGAAACCTCCTGCTGACGGTTATCAGAGGATCTGCCATTCCCTTGGATAAGCTGAAGATAGTCAATTAAGATCATGCCCAGCCCATGTTCCTGCTTTAAGCGGCGGCATTTTGAACGGATTTCACTGATCCTAATACCTGGAGTATCATCAATGTAAATACCTGAATCTGATAAGCTTCCCATAGCCATCGTCAGCTTTCGCCAATCCTCATCAGTTAAGGAGCCTGTACGAAGGTTTTGGGCATTGATGTTTCCCTCTGCACAAAGCATACGCATAACCAGCTGCTCTGCCCCCATCTCCAAACTGAAGATCGCTACGTTTTCCTCCGTCTTTGTTGCAACATTTTGGGCAATGTTCAAGGCAAATGCCGTTTTCCCCACTGAAGGACGCGCCCCTACAATGATTAGATCGTTACGCTGGAAGCCTGCTGTCATCCCGTCCAGCTCCACAAACCCAGTAGGAATCCCAGTAATATCCCCTTTACGATTATGAAGGAGTTCGATATTGTCGTAGGTTCTTACCAGAACATCCTTAATATCATGGAAAGCACCTGCATTCTTTCGCTGGGCAACCTCCATAATACTTTTTTCTGCTTCATTCAGGAGTTCGTCTACTTCATCTTCGCGGGCATATCCATCCTGAGCAATGGTCGTTGCCGTCCGGATCAACCGTCTTAATAGCGACTTCTCTTCTACTATTCTTGCGTAATACTCTATGTTGGCTGCAGTCGGAACCGAAGCGGCAAGTTCGCTTAAATACGAAATGCCGCCTACGTCCTCGAGCAATTTCTTAGCGCCGAGCTCCTCTGCCACAGTAATTAAATCTACCGCTTTTCCCTGATCATTTAACTCAAGGAATATATCAAAAATCTTTTGATGCGCACTCCGGTAAAAATCATCCGGAATCAAAATCTCCGTCGCCATGATTAAGGAAGCCGGCTCAAGGAAAATTGCACCAAGTACCGCCTGCTCCGCCTCAATATTCTGTGGCGGAATACGATCTGCAAATAAATCACTCATCTATTTTAACCTCCCACTTTCTTTATGGGCAGTCTGCTTACATTTTATCCATATAAAAAATGTGATCTAAAATATGACCACATTTTTCATACTGTCATTCTATTGTAACATGAACGTGGTTTCAATAGCTCTGGCAATTTTAGCTTTCTTCCGTAATGTGTACATTTAAGGTTGCTGTTACGTCAGAATGCAATTTCAATGGAACTTTGGTGTATCCAAGTGTTCTGATGGCATCATTTAACTCTATTTTGCGCTTATCAACTTTTATTTTATGGACTTTATTTAATTCCTCAGCAATCTGCTTGCTCGTAATAGATCCAAATAGACGACCGTCTTTTCCTGATTTTGCTTTTAATTCTACCGTTAATTTTTCAATTTGCTCTTTTAGTTGTTTCGCTTCGCTGAGCTCATTGGCAGCGGCTTGCGCCTCTTTTTTCTTTTGTGCTTCAAGTCCCTTAAGATTTCCCGTTGTTGCTTCAACAGCAAGGCCCTGCTTTAGCAAAAAGTTGTGTGCATATCCGTCTGCCACATTCTTTGTTTCTCCCTTTTTGCCTTTTCCTTTAACATCTTTTAGAAATATTACTTTCATGATTTTTGACTCCCTTCCAAGTAATCTTCAATTGCTTTTAGCAATAGGTTCTCGGCTTCTTTAATTGTAACATCTTTCAGCTGGGTAGCGGCATTTGACAAATGCCCGCCTCCATCCAGACTTTCCATAACAACCTGAACATTGACATTCCCCAATGATCGGGCACTGATCCCCACTTCATTTTCGCCCCTTTTGGCAATAACAAAAGACGCTTGCACACCGTCCATTGTCAGCAGCGTGTCGGCAGATTGTGCAGTTAGTACTGGTGTACATATCACATTTTCAGGGGCGCAGGCAACGGCTATCCCATCAAAATAGAATTTTACCTTTTCTATTATTTTAGATCGCTGCAGATAGGTATCTACATCTTCTTTTAAGAATTTTTGAACAAGTACAGTGTCAGCTCCCAATGCCCTTAAATATGAAGCTGCATCAAATGTACGCGAACCCGTTCTAAGTGTAAAGCTTTTTGTATCCACAATAATACCGGCAAGCAGTGCAGTTGCTTCTAATGAATTAATCTTTTCATTCTTTGGCTGATACTCTAACAGCTCAGTGACCAGTTCTGCAGTAGATGATGCGTAAGGCTCCATATACACGAGCATAGGATTTTTGATGAAATCTTCACTTCGGCGGTGATGATCGATGACCACCACATCATCAATTTTTTTCAACAGCTTTTCTTCAATAACAAAAGATGGCTTATGGGTATCCACTACCACAAGCAATGTATCCTCGGTTGCCATTTCGATTGCTTCCTCGGGTGTAATGAAACGGGAATAGATGTCAGGATACTGTTTGATTTCATTGATTAAACGTTTAACACCTGTATCAAGCTCATTGAAATTGATCACAACATAAGCTTCTTTTTGGTTCATTTGTGCGACTTTCCGAATTCCGATAGCTGCTCCTACAGCATCCATATCCGGAAACTTATGCCCCATAATGATGACTTTATCGCTTTCAAGCATTAATTCCTTTAAAGCATGGGAAATGACCCTTGCACGGACTCTAGTCCGTTTTTCCATAGGGTTGGTTTTGCCTCCATAGAATTTCACTTTGCCGTTGGTTTGTTTCATCGCGACCTGGTCCCCTCCGCGGCCAAGTGCAATATCTAGGCTTGATTGTGCCAGTGTTCCCAGATCAGGAAGGGAAGGGACGCCAGAACCTACACCCACACTTAATGTAAGGGGAACATTTTTCTTGGTGGTGGTTTCTCTTACTTCGTCCAGGATTGAAAACTTTTCCTTTTCCAAATCATGCAGAATTTTTTCATTAAAAACAGCAAAGAAACGTTCAGAGGATACCCTTTTTAGAAAAATGCCATGCTCCATTGCCCAGTTATTTAGAATGGACGTCACAAGGCTGTTTAAGCTGCTTTTGGTCTGGTCATCCATCCCCTGTGTCATTTCATCATAATTATCCAAATAGATAATGGCAAGGACACTTCTTTCTTCTTCGTACAGCTTTTCGACCTGTGTTTGCTCCGTAACATCAAAGAAATAAAGCAGGCGCTCCTCCAGTTTAAGGATGACACGATATTTTCGGTCATTGAGCGTGACAATTTCCGTATTCAGCTCCTGCTTAATAAATGGAACAAGTGTATCCGCTACATCGTATAAGCTTCTGCCCACAAGAGTATCCTCATTAAAGCAGGATGCCATAAAGGAATTGGTCCATTCAATTATATAATCATCATTGATGAGCATAATTCCTATTGGCATTTCCATCAGGGCTTCTTCCCCTACTTTTTTTACCCTGTAGGAAAGGGTGGAAATATAGTTTTCAATCTCTTCGTTTGTCTTTTGTTCTAAATAAAAGGCCATATAAAATAAGGCACCTAAAAAAACAAGGCCAATTGCTGTAATCCACCAATAATAAAAGGCTATGATAGCAAGCAGTGCTAAAGATACCGCAATTAACCCATACAACGGATAACGAATCATCCGTTTGTTGTAATATGATGGCATAATTTCAGCTCCTAAATAGTATTCATCATGTCAAAAACATTCATGGTGAGTGCCCATTTTTCATTCATAATTTTTTCTCAATCAGCTTTCTTAAATTGAGTCCTAAATCAGCTACTCCCAATAAACTGACTAGCTCACTCACAGGAGATAACCAAAATGAAAAAATGGTAATCATAACAGGAACTGCTTTGGGCCATTTTTGGCGATAGGCAATAAAAAAGATGAAGGACAACCCTTGTAGAATCATTAAAAGCTGGGAAAGAAACACAAGGTTAACGATGGCCATGTATAAAAACGTCCCTGGTGACGGCTTTAGCACCCATAATAATATATATGTAAATAAATAATACCATATAATATTACGCGGCAGTTGAAATTCTCGAAAGGGCTTCCATTGGGGTATACTTACTCCGAGCCGTCGGGCGATTGGAAAACTGACCGCCATAAAAAGAAGTACGGTTGCAAAAGACATAATAAGTAAAGCGCTAGGGAAAACAGTGTCAAGCATCTTTATAGCTGCAGTAACCGTCTCTTCCAATTTTGTGTAAGCATCTT is a genomic window containing:
- the dnaB gene encoding replicative DNA helicase, whose translation is MSDLFADRIPPQNIEAEQAVLGAIFLEPASLIMATEILIPDDFYRSAHQKIFDIFLELNDQGKAVDLITVAEELGAKKLLEDVGGISYLSELAASVPTAANIEYYARIVEEKSLLRRLIRTATTIAQDGYAREDEVDELLNEAEKSIMEVAQRKNAGAFHDIKDVLVRTYDNIELLHNRKGDITGIPTGFVELDGMTAGFQRNDLIIVGARPSVGKTAFALNIAQNVATKTEENVAIFSLEMGAEQLVMRMLCAEGNINAQNLRTGSLTDEDWRKLTMAMGSLSDSGIYIDDTPGIRISEIRSKCRRLKQEHGLGMILIDYLQLIQGNGRSSDNRQQEVSEISRSLKALARELQVPVIALSQLSRGVEQRQDKRPMMSDIRESGSIEQDADIVAFLYRDDYYDKESENKNIIEIIIAKQRNGPVGTVQLAFVKEYNKFVNLERRFDDSQVPAGA
- the rplI gene encoding 50S ribosomal protein L9, producing the protein MKVIFLKDVKGKGKKGETKNVADGYAHNFLLKQGLAVEATTGNLKGLEAQKKKEAQAAANELSEAKQLKEQIEKLTVELKAKSGKDGRLFGSITSKQIAEELNKVHKIKVDKRKIELNDAIRTLGYTKVPLKLHSDVTATLNVHITEES
- a CDS encoding DHH family phosphoesterase gives rise to the protein MPSYYNKRMIRYPLYGLIAVSLALLAIIAFYYWWITAIGLVFLGALFYMAFYLEQKTNEEIENYISTLSYRVKKVGEEALMEMPIGIMLINDDYIIEWTNSFMASCFNEDTLVGRSLYDVADTLVPFIKQELNTEIVTLNDRKYRVILKLEERLLYFFDVTEQTQVEKLYEEERSVLAIIYLDNYDEMTQGMDDQTKSSLNSLVTSILNNWAMEHGIFLKRVSSERFFAVFNEKILHDLEKEKFSILDEVRETTTKKNVPLTLSVGVGSGVPSLPDLGTLAQSSLDIALGRGGDQVAMKQTNGKVKFYGGKTNPMEKRTRVRARVISHALKELMLESDKVIIMGHKFPDMDAVGAAIGIRKVAQMNQKEAYVVINFNELDTGVKRLINEIKQYPDIYSRFITPEEAIEMATEDTLLVVVDTHKPSFVIEEKLLKKIDDVVVIDHHRRSEDFIKNPMLVYMEPYASSTAELVTELLEYQPKNEKINSLEATALLAGIIVDTKSFTLRTGSRTFDAASYLRALGADTVLVQKFLKEDVDTYLQRSKIIEKVKFYFDGIAVACAPENVICTPVLTAQSADTLLTMDGVQASFVIAKRGENEVGISARSLGNVNVQVVMESLDGGGHLSNAATQLKDVTIKEAENLLLKAIEDYLEGSQKS
- a CDS encoding YybS family protein; protein product: MNSRRITDGALMLAIYIVLLLITVYIPFISLISMFFMVFPFLYYSSKYSLKYSVILFIGSCIITAIFSNVTFITFTVVYGTVGIAMGYCISKKKSFFTVYVVSSLVFLVDIVVYYVVSIVFFHFNFIKDSENLTLQSIHQYARVYNALGQKDAYTKLEETVTAAIKMLDTVFPSALLIMSFATVLLFMAVSFPIARRLGVSIPQWKPFREFQLPRNIIWYYLFTYILLWVLKPSPGTFLYMAIVNLVFLSQLLMILQGLSFIFFIAYRQKWPKAVPVMITIFSFWLSPVSELVSLLGVADLGLNLRKLIEKKL